One window from the genome of Jiangella alba encodes:
- a CDS encoding helix-turn-helix domain-containing protein — MLEGTGVTAAEEEAYRLLVRAGELDVAGLAARLPGVDAAAVAGGLAELGLVRRLPGGGERYAPNPPDVAFGPLLLHGQEALDRARSAVAELAEEHRATARRRDAGQLLEIVTGGEAIRERIRTVQLGTREELLWFCRAGHVAMPSEDNVEEYDMLARGVSYRVLYERQLLEEPGMLDDLAKGIAAGEQARSAPSLPVRLAISDRSVAICPLVPRSDGSTEPTAAIVRDSNLLTALIALFESYWASATPIQLSDGVAVAGPGAGTGPLSGDERFLLSLLVAGVTDKAIATRLGVSMRTVQRRIRDLMALASAETRMQLAWQVARRGWLA, encoded by the coding sequence ATGCTCGAAGGCACCGGTGTCACCGCAGCCGAGGAAGAGGCCTACCGCCTGCTGGTGCGGGCCGGCGAACTGGACGTCGCCGGCCTCGCGGCCCGGCTGCCCGGCGTGGACGCCGCCGCGGTGGCCGGCGGACTGGCCGAACTCGGCCTGGTCCGGCGGCTGCCGGGCGGCGGCGAGCGCTACGCCCCGAACCCGCCCGACGTCGCGTTCGGGCCGCTGCTGCTGCATGGCCAGGAGGCGCTGGACCGCGCCCGCTCCGCCGTCGCCGAGCTGGCCGAGGAGCACCGCGCCACCGCCCGGCGGCGCGACGCCGGGCAGCTGCTGGAGATCGTGACCGGCGGCGAGGCGATCCGCGAACGCATCCGCACCGTCCAGCTGGGCACCCGCGAGGAGCTGCTGTGGTTCTGCCGGGCCGGGCACGTCGCGATGCCGTCGGAGGACAACGTCGAGGAGTACGACATGCTCGCCCGCGGCGTCAGCTACCGGGTGCTGTACGAGCGGCAGCTGCTGGAGGAGCCCGGCATGCTCGACGACCTCGCGAAGGGCATCGCGGCCGGCGAACAGGCGCGTTCGGCGCCGTCGCTGCCCGTGCGACTGGCGATCTCGGACCGGTCGGTGGCGATCTGCCCGCTGGTCCCGCGCAGCGACGGCAGCACCGAGCCGACCGCCGCGATCGTCCGCGACAGCAACCTGCTGACGGCGCTGATCGCGCTGTTCGAGAGCTACTGGGCGTCCGCGACGCCGATCCAGCTGTCTGACGGTGTCGCGGTGGCCGGCCCCGGCGCGGGGACCGGGCCGCTCTCCGGTGACGAGCGGTTCCTGCTGTCGCTGCTGGTCGCCGGCGTGACGGACAAGGCCATCGCGACCCGCCTCGGCGTCAGCATGCGCACCGTCCAGCGGCGCATCCGCGACCTGATGGCGCTGGCCAGCGCCGAGACCCGGATGCAGCTGGCCTGGCAGGTGGCGCGGCGCGGCTGGCTGGCCTGA
- a CDS encoding stage II sporulation protein M has translation MDLDAFVAAHRDEWDRLERLVRRRGRLTGPEADELVALYRAASTHLSTLRSAAPDPVLLGRLSSLVARARTAIAGAHDPGWRDVVRFLTVGFPAAVYLNRRWWIGAALAFAVVSVAIAWWVAANPAVQASIGAPEQIRQLVEHDFEDYYSANPAGSFAARVWVNNAWVAAACLALGVFLGIPVVYVLWMNAVNVAASAGLMAAAGRLDVFFGLITPHGLLELTAVFVAAGAGLRLGWTVVDPGPRGRGEALAETGRATLGMALGLACVLLVSGVIEAFVTPSGLPTWARIAIGVLAEALFLAYVWVYGRRAVLAGEVGDIARDARADILPVAG, from the coding sequence GTGGACCTCGACGCGTTCGTCGCCGCGCACCGCGACGAGTGGGACCGCCTCGAGCGGCTGGTCCGCCGCCGCGGCCGGCTCACCGGGCCCGAGGCCGACGAACTGGTGGCGCTGTACCGCGCCGCGTCCACGCACCTGTCCACGCTGCGCTCGGCCGCGCCCGACCCCGTCCTGCTCGGACGGCTGTCGTCGCTGGTGGCGCGGGCCCGTACGGCCATCGCCGGCGCTCACGACCCGGGCTGGCGCGACGTCGTCCGCTTCCTCACCGTCGGCTTCCCGGCGGCCGTGTACCTCAACCGGCGGTGGTGGATCGGCGCGGCGCTCGCGTTCGCCGTCGTCTCCGTCGCGATCGCCTGGTGGGTGGCCGCGAACCCGGCCGTGCAGGCGTCCATCGGCGCGCCGGAGCAGATCAGGCAGCTGGTCGAGCACGACTTCGAGGACTACTACTCGGCCAACCCGGCCGGCTCGTTCGCCGCCCGCGTGTGGGTGAACAACGCCTGGGTGGCGGCGGCCTGCCTCGCGCTCGGCGTCTTCCTCGGCATCCCGGTCGTGTACGTGCTGTGGATGAACGCCGTCAACGTGGCCGCGTCGGCCGGGCTGATGGCGGCGGCCGGCCGGCTCGACGTGTTCTTCGGCCTCATCACGCCGCACGGCCTGCTGGAGCTGACGGCGGTGTTCGTCGCCGCCGGCGCCGGGCTCCGGCTGGGCTGGACGGTGGTCGATCCGGGTCCGCGCGGCCGCGGCGAGGCGCTCGCGGAGACCGGACGGGCCACGCTCGGCATGGCGCTCGGTCTGGCCTGCGTGCTGCTGGTGTCCGGCGTCATCGAGGCGTTCGTGACGCCGTCGGGCCTGCCGACGTGGGCGCGCATCGCCATCGGGGTGCTCGCGGAGGCGCTGTTCCTCGCCTACGTGTGGGTGTACGGACGGCGCGCGGTGCTGGCCGGCGAGGTCGGCGACATCGCCCGCGACGCCCGCGCCGACATCCTGCCCGTCGCCGGTTAG
- a CDS encoding DUF58 domain-containing protein has translation MVLTGRVAALAAIGAVVVAAAAPSWAGILGVTGVVLALALADVLLAGSPRALRLSRDGDHTARLGTTATVRLSVRNDGRRRVRGLLRDAWPPSAGAVADRVAVDLPAGERRLVETSLRPTRRGDRTADRVTVRSLGPLGLAGRQGSHAVPWTVRVLPPFRARRHLPSRLARLREIDGRSAVRIRGQGTEFDSLREYVRGDDVRSIDWRATARHGGVVVRTWRPERDRHVLIVLDTGRTSAGRVGDEPRLDAAIDTALLLGALAARAGDRVDLLAYDRQVRADVARLDATDVLRRMVGALAVLEPELLETDYRQLTAEILSRAGQHALVVIVTGLDSSAVELGLLPVLGRLTRRHTVMVASVADPRLAELAAGRGDSDAVYAAAAAEHDRLARAQLAELLGRRGAHVVDQPPADLPPAVADAYLELKATGRL, from the coding sequence ATGGTCCTGACGGGGCGGGTCGCGGCGCTGGCGGCCATCGGCGCGGTGGTCGTGGCGGCCGCGGCGCCGTCGTGGGCCGGCATCCTGGGCGTGACGGGGGTCGTGCTGGCGCTCGCGCTGGCCGACGTGCTGCTGGCCGGGTCGCCGCGGGCGCTGCGGCTGTCCCGCGACGGCGACCACACGGCGCGGCTGGGCACGACGGCGACGGTGCGGCTGAGCGTGCGCAACGACGGCCGCCGCCGGGTCCGCGGACTGCTGCGCGACGCCTGGCCGCCGTCCGCGGGCGCCGTCGCCGACCGCGTCGCCGTCGACCTCCCGGCCGGTGAGCGACGGCTGGTCGAGACGTCGTTGCGGCCGACCCGGCGGGGCGACCGCACCGCCGACCGCGTGACGGTGCGCAGCCTGGGCCCGCTCGGGCTGGCCGGGCGGCAGGGCTCGCACGCCGTGCCGTGGACCGTCCGGGTGCTGCCGCCGTTCCGGGCCCGCCGGCACCTGCCGTCGCGGCTGGCCCGGCTGCGCGAGATCGACGGCCGGTCCGCGGTGCGCATCCGCGGCCAGGGCACCGAGTTCGACTCGCTGCGCGAGTACGTCCGCGGCGACGACGTCCGGTCCATCGACTGGCGGGCCACCGCCCGGCACGGCGGCGTCGTGGTGCGGACGTGGCGGCCCGAGCGCGACCGGCACGTGCTGATCGTCCTCGACACCGGCCGAACCTCCGCGGGCCGGGTCGGCGACGAGCCGCGGCTGGACGCCGCCATCGACACCGCGCTGCTGCTCGGCGCGCTGGCCGCGCGCGCCGGCGACCGCGTCGACCTGCTCGCCTACGACCGCCAGGTCCGCGCCGACGTCGCCCGGCTCGACGCCACCGACGTGCTGCGGCGCATGGTCGGCGCGCTGGCGGTGCTGGAGCCGGAGCTGCTGGAGACCGACTACCGGCAGCTCACGGCCGAGATCCTGAGCCGGGCGGGGCAGCACGCGCTGGTCGTCATCGTCACCGGGCTCGACTCCAGCGCCGTCGAGCTGGGGCTGCTGCCGGTGCTCGGACGGCTGACCCGTCGGCACACCGTCATGGTCGCGTCGGTGGCCGACCCCCGGCTGGCCGAGCTGGCCGCCGGCCGGGGCGACTCCGACGCCGTCTACGCGGCCGCCGCCGCCGAGCACGACCGCCTCGCCCGCGCCCAGCTGGCCGAGCTGCTCGGCCGCCGCGGCGCCCACGTCGTCGACCAGCCCCCGGCCGACCTCCCGCCCGCCGTCGCCGACGCCTACCTGGAGCTCAAGGCGACCGGACGGCTCTAA
- a CDS encoding AAA family ATPase, with product MTFSAQSPAPTSDAARAALTTVREEVAKAVVGQDAVVSGLVIGLLCRGHVLLEGVPGVAKTLLVRALATTLRVETKRVQFTPDLMPGDITGSLVYDARTAEFSFVEGPVFTNLLLADEINRTPPKTQAALLEAMEERQVSVDGRPRPLPDPFLVAATQNPVEYEGTYPLPEAQLDRFLLKLTVTVPERDDEIAVLRRHADGFDPRDLAAAGVQAVAGPDDLAAAREAVAAVRVEPDMLGYVVDVCRATRTSPSVQLGVSPRGATALLKTARAWAWLSGRGYVTPDDVKALARPTLRHRLTLRPEAEMEGVTADSVLETVLATVPVPR from the coding sequence GTGACGTTCTCGGCGCAGTCCCCCGCTCCCACCTCCGACGCCGCCCGCGCGGCGCTGACCACCGTCCGCGAAGAGGTCGCGAAGGCCGTCGTCGGGCAGGACGCCGTGGTGAGCGGCCTGGTCATCGGGCTGCTCTGCCGCGGTCACGTGCTCCTCGAGGGCGTGCCCGGCGTCGCGAAGACGCTGCTGGTGCGGGCGCTCGCGACGACGCTGCGGGTCGAGACGAAGCGGGTGCAGTTCACCCCCGACCTCATGCCCGGCGACATCACCGGCTCGCTGGTCTACGACGCGCGCACGGCGGAGTTCTCCTTCGTCGAGGGCCCGGTCTTCACCAACCTGCTGCTCGCCGACGAGATCAACCGGACGCCGCCGAAGACGCAGGCCGCGCTGCTGGAGGCGATGGAGGAGCGGCAGGTCTCCGTCGACGGCCGGCCACGGCCGCTGCCCGACCCGTTCCTCGTCGCCGCCACCCAGAACCCGGTCGAGTACGAGGGCACCTACCCGCTGCCCGAGGCGCAGCTGGACCGCTTCCTGCTCAAGCTCACCGTCACGGTGCCCGAGCGCGACGACGAGATCGCGGTGCTGCGCCGGCACGCCGACGGGTTCGACCCGCGCGACCTCGCGGCCGCCGGGGTCCAGGCGGTGGCCGGGCCGGACGACCTCGCGGCCGCACGCGAGGCCGTCGCCGCCGTCCGGGTCGAGCCCGACATGCTCGGCTACGTCGTCGACGTCTGCCGGGCCACCCGCACGTCGCCGTCGGTGCAGCTGGGCGTCTCGCCGCGTGGCGCGACGGCGCTGCTCAAGACGGCGCGCGCGTGGGCCTGGCTGTCCGGGCGCGGGTACGTCACGCCCGACGACGTCAAGGCGCTGGCCCGGCCGACGCTGCGGCACCGCCTGACGCTGCGGCCGGAGGCCGAGATGGAGGGCGTCACCGCCGACTCCGTGCTCGAGACGGTCCTGGCCACGGTCCCCGTCCCGCGCTGA
- a CDS encoding DUF4350 domain-containing protein, whose translation MSTTTAPPESRPLDPTSAEHWRRWRRPLAVVAFLLVTAVVLGIVQSQAGRGYLDPEGVDNPGARALATLLAEQGVDITSVRGNADAVAAAGPDDTVLVTVPDLLTTGQIDRLVDTGARLVLVAPELRVPDYAPGLTAVLVDAPGTVEPGCGLPVAERAGSARLGGLGFSGDLSRSEGAACYAVDGEPALAVSSTESGGQVVLLGTAEPLTNEYLDDDGNAALALGLLGETRRLIWYRPIPEQGTDAPAAFTDELPGWVRAGAWQLAIAVALAAVWRARRLGRLVTEPLPVVVRASETTEGRARLYRRGRSREHAAGLLRAAAIRRLAASARLPGETGEAGPDAVGALAATLAARTGRPAAQITALLAGPPPADDAALVRLADDLDDLENAGVPRATGTSPTGKDPRPS comes from the coding sequence GTGAGCACGACCACCGCACCGCCCGAGTCGCGGCCGCTCGATCCCACCAGCGCCGAGCACTGGCGGCGCTGGCGCCGGCCGCTCGCGGTCGTAGCGTTCCTGCTGGTCACGGCCGTCGTCCTGGGCATCGTGCAGAGCCAGGCCGGCCGCGGCTACCTCGATCCCGAGGGCGTCGACAACCCGGGCGCGCGGGCGCTGGCCACGCTGCTGGCCGAGCAGGGCGTCGACATCACGTCCGTGCGCGGCAACGCCGACGCCGTCGCGGCCGCGGGCCCCGACGACACCGTGCTGGTGACGGTGCCCGACCTGCTGACGACCGGCCAGATCGACCGCCTCGTCGACACCGGCGCCCGGCTGGTGCTGGTGGCGCCCGAGCTGCGGGTTCCCGACTACGCGCCGGGGCTGACGGCCGTGCTGGTCGACGCGCCCGGCACGGTCGAGCCCGGCTGCGGGCTGCCGGTCGCCGAACGGGCCGGGTCGGCACGGCTGGGCGGGCTCGGCTTCAGCGGCGACCTCAGCCGGTCCGAGGGCGCCGCCTGCTACGCCGTCGACGGCGAGCCGGCGCTGGCGGTGTCGTCGACGGAGAGCGGCGGCCAGGTGGTGCTGCTCGGCACCGCCGAACCGCTGACGAACGAGTACCTCGACGACGACGGCAACGCCGCGCTGGCGCTGGGGCTGCTCGGCGAGACGCGGCGGCTGATCTGGTACCGCCCCATCCCCGAGCAGGGCACCGACGCGCCGGCCGCGTTCACCGACGAGCTGCCCGGCTGGGTGCGGGCCGGCGCCTGGCAACTGGCGATCGCCGTGGCGCTGGCCGCCGTGTGGCGGGCGCGGCGGCTGGGCCGGCTGGTCACCGAGCCGCTGCCGGTCGTCGTCCGGGCCAGTGAGACCACGGAGGGACGGGCCCGGCTGTACCGCCGCGGCCGGTCCCGCGAGCACGCCGCCGGGCTGCTCCGGGCGGCCGCGATCCGCCGGCTGGCCGCGTCCGCCCGGCTGCCCGGCGAGACCGGCGAGGCCGGGCCCGACGCCGTCGGCGCCCTGGCCGCCACGCTCGCCGCCCGCACCGGCCGGCCCGCCGCGCAGATCACCGCGCTGCTGGCCGGCCCGCCGCCGGCCGACGACGCCGCCCTGGTGCGGCTGGCCGACGACCTCGACGACCTGGAGAATGCCGGTGTCCCCCGGGCCACCGGCACGTCGCCCACCGGAAAGGATCCCCGTCCATCGTGA
- a CDS encoding DUF4129 domain-containing protein — translation MIAASIPVDLGRDEARELARQELAKPSYERDTPIVTRVLRWLSEQLERVLEAATGTLSTQLGLAIVVAIAVGFATLVILRAGPLAKRNAARSGAVLPGRRRSAAEYRAAADAAAGRGDWPAAVVERFRAVVAGLEERGVLDPRAGRTADEAAREAATLLGDLPRPDGGMHAGARLFDGVRYGGAAATQADDLLLRELDDAVAAARPRPEPATGGPVLAVPR, via the coding sequence GTGATCGCGGCGTCGATCCCGGTCGACCTCGGCCGCGACGAGGCGCGCGAGCTCGCCCGGCAGGAGCTCGCGAAGCCGTCCTACGAGCGCGACACCCCCATCGTGACGAGGGTGCTGCGCTGGCTCTCCGAGCAGCTGGAACGCGTCCTCGAGGCGGCGACCGGGACGCTGTCCACCCAGCTGGGGCTGGCCATCGTGGTCGCCATCGCGGTCGGGTTCGCGACCCTGGTGATCCTCCGGGCCGGGCCGCTGGCCAAGCGCAACGCCGCCCGCTCCGGCGCCGTCCTGCCCGGCCGCCGGCGCAGCGCCGCCGAGTACCGCGCCGCGGCCGACGCCGCCGCCGGGCGCGGCGACTGGCCGGCCGCCGTCGTCGAACGGTTCCGCGCCGTCGTCGCCGGGCTGGAGGAGCGCGGCGTCCTGGACCCGCGGGCCGGCCGCACGGCGGACGAGGCGGCCCGCGAGGCCGCGACGCTGCTCGGCGACCTCCCACGACCGGACGGCGGCATGCACGCGGGCGCCCGGCTGTTCGACGGCGTCCGCTACGGCGGGGCGGCGGCGACGCAGGCCGACGACCTGCTGCTGCGCGAGCTCGACGACGCCGTCGCCGCGGCGCGGCCGCGGCCCGAGCCGGCCACCGGCGGGCCCGTCCTGGCGGTGCCCCGGTGA
- the mtrA gene encoding MtrAB system response regulator MtrA, giving the protein MKGRVLIVDDDTALAEMLGIVLRGEGYEHAIITRGDDVLPAFREFKPDLVLLDLMLPGRDGIDVCKEIRAESGVPIVMLTAKSDTVDIVVGLESGADDYVVKPFKPKELVARVRARLRRTDDPKPETLQVGDVVIDVAGHSVKRDGQPISLTPLEFDLLACLARRPWQVFTREELLEKVWGYRHATDTRLVNVHVQRLRSKIEHDPERPEIVVTVRGVGYKAGPG; this is encoded by the coding sequence ATGAAGGGACGTGTGCTCATCGTCGACGACGACACAGCGTTGGCGGAGATGCTAGGGATTGTGCTGCGTGGCGAGGGGTACGAGCACGCCATCATCACGCGTGGCGACGACGTTCTGCCGGCGTTCCGCGAGTTCAAGCCCGACCTCGTGCTGCTCGATCTCATGCTCCCCGGCCGCGACGGCATCGACGTGTGCAAGGAGATCCGCGCCGAGTCCGGTGTGCCCATCGTCATGCTGACCGCCAAGAGCGACACCGTCGACATCGTCGTGGGCCTCGAGTCCGGCGCCGACGACTACGTCGTCAAGCCGTTCAAGCCGAAGGAACTGGTCGCCCGCGTGCGGGCCCGGTTGCGCCGCACCGACGACCCCAAGCCCGAGACCCTGCAGGTCGGTGACGTCGTCATCGACGTCGCCGGTCACTCGGTCAAACGCGACGGCCAGCCGATCTCGCTGACGCCGCTGGAATTCGACCTCCTCGCCTGCCTGGCCCGGCGCCCGTGGCAGGTGTTCACCCGCGAGGAGCTGCTCGAGAAGGTGTGGGGCTACCGCCACGCCACCGACACCCGCCTGGTCAACGTGCACGTGCAGCGGCTGCGCTCCAAGATCGAGCACGACCCCGAACGACCCGAGATCGTCGTGACCGTCCGTGGTGTGGGGTACAAGGCCGGACCTGGGTGA
- the mtrB gene encoding MtrAB system histidine kinase MtrB codes for MIGPVGGDDAGAAAAGAGADALSRFLPRLAQWSMRPWRLVRGAWRRSIQLRVITATLALSLVVVSLLGVTLSRQITDGLLRAHADAAVADAAAGVDSAQRTLAVSDAPPDELRQTLTSIVETLAASGNTSAASDPLYEIVVLGGEGARTYRSGVSPLSVPGSLRDRVADEERIFRTYTSIRYLDGREVPGLAVGGQITDPYGGDYELYYLFPLTEQQQTVDLVLTALTTAGVLLIVLLCALAWLVARQVVTPVRLAARIAERFSAGNLAERMAVRGRDDLARLAMSFNQMAASLQHQIGQLEDLSRMQQQFVSDVSHELRTPLTTVRMAADVLYESRGQFDAVTERSVELLQAQLDRFEALLTDLLEISRFDAGAAALNAERYDVRDVVHKVVDAATPLAVEKGSELVVDVPVEPAMAEIDARRIERIVRNLVVNAVEHGEGHDVRITVAADDHAVAVTVRDHGVGLKPGESSLVFHRFWRADPARARTTGGTGLGLSIALEDARLHGGWLQAWGEPGEGSQFRLTLPRLAGDDLRSSPLALVPGDVGDGLMDASAIGAPYRRLLSSADEPSPVSSAAPPEVTPSSSPSASAEEVRHG; via the coding sequence ATGATCGGTCCCGTCGGCGGGGATGACGCGGGGGCGGCAGCGGCGGGCGCGGGAGCCGACGCGCTGTCGCGATTCCTGCCGCGCCTGGCCCAGTGGTCGATGCGGCCGTGGCGGCTGGTCCGGGGCGCCTGGCGGCGCTCGATCCAGCTGCGCGTCATCACGGCGACGCTGGCGTTGTCGCTGGTCGTCGTGTCGCTGCTGGGGGTGACGCTGTCGCGGCAGATCACCGACGGCCTGCTGCGGGCACACGCCGACGCCGCCGTCGCCGACGCCGCCGCGGGCGTCGACAGCGCCCAGCGCACGCTCGCGGTGTCCGACGCACCGCCCGACGAACTGCGGCAGACGCTCACCAGCATCGTCGAGACGCTCGCGGCCAGCGGCAACACGTCCGCCGCGAGCGACCCGCTGTACGAGATCGTCGTGCTCGGCGGCGAGGGCGCACGCACCTACCGCTCCGGCGTCAGCCCGCTCAGCGTGCCCGGCTCGCTGCGCGACCGCGTCGCCGACGAGGAGCGGATCTTCCGCACGTACACCTCCATCCGCTACCTCGACGGCCGCGAGGTGCCCGGCCTGGCCGTCGGCGGGCAGATCACCGACCCCTACGGCGGCGACTACGAGCTCTACTACCTGTTCCCGCTGACCGAGCAGCAGCAGACCGTCGACCTCGTCCTGACGGCGCTGACGACGGCCGGCGTGCTGCTGATCGTGCTGCTGTGCGCGCTGGCCTGGTTGGTCGCGCGGCAGGTCGTGACGCCGGTGCGGCTGGCGGCGCGCATCGCCGAACGGTTCTCGGCCGGCAACCTCGCCGAACGCATGGCCGTCCGCGGCCGCGACGACCTCGCCCGGCTGGCGATGAGCTTCAACCAGATGGCGGCCAGCCTGCAGCACCAGATCGGCCAGCTCGAGGACCTCTCGCGCATGCAGCAGCAGTTCGTCTCCGACGTCTCGCACGAGCTGCGCACGCCGCTGACCACGGTGCGCATGGCCGCCGACGTCCTGTACGAGTCGCGCGGCCAGTTCGACGCCGTCACCGAACGCTCCGTCGAACTGCTGCAGGCCCAGCTCGACCGGTTCGAGGCGCTGCTCACCGACCTGCTGGAGATCAGCCGGTTCGACGCCGGCGCCGCCGCGCTCAACGCCGAGCGGTACGACGTCCGCGACGTCGTGCACAAGGTGGTCGACGCCGCCACGCCGCTGGCCGTCGAGAAGGGCAGTGAGCTGGTCGTCGACGTCCCGGTCGAGCCGGCGATGGCCGAGATCGACGCCCGGCGCATCGAGCGCATCGTCCGAAACCTCGTCGTCAACGCCGTCGAGCACGGTGAGGGCCACGACGTCCGCATCACCGTCGCCGCCGACGACCACGCCGTCGCCGTCACCGTCCGCGACCACGGCGTCGGCCTGAAGCCGGGGGAGTCGTCGCTGGTCTTCCACCGGTTCTGGCGGGCCGACCCGGCCCGGGCGCGGACCACCGGCGGCACCGGCCTCGGGCTGTCCATCGCGCTGGAGGACGCCCGGCTGCACGGCGGCTGGCTGCAGGCGTGGGGCGAACCGGGCGAGGGGTCGCAGTTCCGGCTCACGCTGCCCCGGCTGGCCGGCGACGACCTGCGCTCGTCGCCGCTGGCCCTCGTCCCCGGCGATGTCGGCGACGGGCTGATGGACGCCAGCGCCATCGGGGCGCCGTACCGCCGGCTGCTGTCGTCCGCCGACGAGCCGTCGCCGGTCTCGTCCGCGGCTCCGCCCGAGGTCACCCCGTCGTCGTCTCCGTCGGCGTCGGCGGAGGAGGTGCGGCATGGGTAG
- a CDS encoding LpqB family beta-propeller domain-containing protein codes for MGSRAAVTVAVLAAAAVVAGCSEIPTSGPVVDAGAVGPQADDQSRYIEVIEAPPQPGMTPKEIVDGFIEAMASYQPGYETAREYLTEEAGAEWDPYARVGVYYEPKPDTQQLSDNVVHVKTTPRGEVGPDGAFSEGDGRLPREFDLQLDQVDGEWRIANPPPGILVSDFSFEREYQARNIYFFDPGFEVLVPDVVYLPRTANDATATLLARKVLSGPTEWLAPAVATAFRPDAELAIDAVPVRDGVATVELGAGAALAGPEERERMVAQLAWTLGVLPEVEKVEVLADKLPLISGDPMSPQEPPLSSYDPSVLPSGTPLYAIGETGVVSVSDGEMTPVPGPLGEQADAHEVAVNLAANRGIVINADRTAIQAASFGEDEPLETLLTGTSLSSPAWDRTGLIWAVDAGAPAPGIVVARPDGQPVAVTAPELTDQAVDHLAVSPDGTRLALVAGGHAMVANIIRDADSDATIRIDQPQPIGPSGLARDVAWSSTSPSWSAADTVVILLETKSNAGETTVEPYYAALSGQETLPRGGLPAGDAAHVGAAAGLPVVLESGDGVLYVQRSSNAWTEIGPARSPAYPG; via the coding sequence ATGGGTAGCCGCGCCGCCGTCACCGTCGCCGTGCTCGCCGCCGCGGCCGTCGTCGCCGGGTGCAGCGAGATCCCGACGTCCGGCCCGGTCGTCGACGCGGGCGCCGTCGGGCCGCAGGCCGACGACCAGAGCCGCTACATCGAGGTCATCGAGGCGCCGCCGCAGCCCGGCATGACGCCGAAGGAGATCGTCGACGGCTTCATCGAGGCCATGGCGTCCTACCAGCCCGGTTACGAGACCGCCCGCGAGTACCTCACCGAGGAGGCCGGCGCGGAGTGGGACCCGTACGCCCGCGTCGGCGTGTACTACGAGCCCAAGCCCGACACCCAGCAGCTCAGCGACAACGTCGTCCACGTGAAGACGACGCCGCGCGGCGAGGTCGGCCCCGACGGCGCGTTCAGCGAGGGCGACGGCCGGCTGCCGCGCGAGTTCGACCTGCAGCTCGACCAGGTCGACGGCGAGTGGCGCATCGCCAACCCGCCGCCGGGCATCCTCGTGTCCGACTTCAGCTTCGAGCGCGAGTACCAGGCCCGCAACATCTACTTCTTCGACCCGGGCTTCGAGGTGCTGGTGCCCGACGTCGTCTACCTGCCGCGCACCGCCAACGACGCCACCGCGACGCTGCTGGCCCGCAAGGTGCTGAGCGGTCCGACCGAGTGGCTGGCGCCCGCCGTCGCCACCGCGTTCCGGCCCGACGCCGAGCTCGCCATCGACGCCGTCCCCGTCCGCGACGGCGTCGCCACCGTCGAGCTGGGCGCGGGCGCCGCGCTGGCCGGGCCGGAGGAGCGCGAGCGCATGGTCGCCCAGCTGGCGTGGACCCTCGGTGTCCTGCCCGAGGTCGAGAAGGTCGAGGTGCTGGCCGACAAGCTGCCGCTGATCTCCGGTGACCCGATGTCGCCGCAGGAGCCGCCGCTGAGCTCGTACGACCCGTCCGTGCTGCCGTCCGGCACGCCGCTCTACGCCATCGGCGAGACCGGCGTCGTGTCGGTGTCCGACGGTGAGATGACGCCCGTCCCCGGGCCGCTGGGCGAGCAGGCCGACGCGCACGAGGTGGCCGTCAACCTCGCCGCCAACCGCGGCATCGTGATCAACGCCGACCGCACCGCCATCCAGGCCGCCTCGTTCGGCGAGGACGAGCCGCTGGAGACGCTGCTCACCGGCACCTCCCTCTCCTCGCCCGCCTGGGACCGCACCGGCCTCATCTGGGCCGTCGACGCCGGCGCCCCCGCCCCCGGCATCGTCGTCGCCCGCCCCGACGGCCAGCCCGTCGCCGTCACCGCCCCCGAACTCACCGACCAGGCCGTCGACCACCTCGCCGTCTCACCCGACGGCACCCGCCTCGCCCTCGTCGCCGGCGGCCACGCCATGGTCGCCAACATCATCCGCGACGCCGACAGCGACGCGACGATCCGCATCGACCAGCCCCAGCCGATCGGCCCCTCCGGCCTCGCCCGCGACGTCGCCTGGAGCTCGACCAGCCCCTCCTGGAGCGCCGCCGACACCGTCGTCATCCTGCTCGAGACCAAGTCCAACGCCGGCGAGACGACGGTCGAGCCCTACTACGCCGCCCTCTCCGGCCAAGAGACCCTCCCCCGCGGCGGCCTCCCCGCCGGCGACGCCGCCCACGTCGGCGCGGCCGCCGGCCTGCCCGTCGTGCTCGAGTCCGGTGACGGCGTGCTGTACGTGCAGCGGTCGAGCAACGCGTGGACGGAGATCGGGCCCGCCCGCAGCCCCGCCTACCCTGGCTGA